From a region of the Butyrivibrio sp. AE3004 genome:
- a CDS encoding GDP-mannose 4,6-dehydratase, producing the protein MKEKNVNLNGKTVLITGAAGFIGSHLAVRLLDEFEDIKVVGYDNVNDYYDVRLKEERLANLSKYENFIFVKGDIADKKMVDETFAKYKPAVVVNLAAQAGVRYSIENPGAYIEANVIGFYNILEACRHSDPKVEHLVYASSSSVYGGNTKLPFSTKDQVDHPLSLYAATKKSNELFAYSYSNLYGMATTGLRFFTVYGPMGRPDMALFLFADKLLKGETIQIFNYGNCKRDFTYVDDIVTGVVNVMQSTPDEDEKGNRYMVYNIGNHNPENLMDFVDILQKELVAHGVLPEDFDFEAHRELLPMQPGDVEATFADVDDLMRDFDFKPDTDLRDGIRNFVDWYAGYVKRRDQ; encoded by the coding sequence ATGAAAGAAAAAAATGTAAATCTTAATGGTAAAACAGTGCTTATCACGGGCGCTGCCGGCTTTATCGGTTCACATCTTGCGGTAAGACTTCTTGATGAGTTTGAAGATATAAAGGTAGTCGGCTATGACAATGTTAACGATTACTATGATGTCAGATTAAAGGAAGAGAGACTTGCGAATCTTTCAAAGTATGAGAATTTCATATTTGTAAAGGGTGATATAGCAGATAAGAAAATGGTTGATGAGACTTTTGCAAAATACAAGCCCGCAGTAGTTGTTAATCTTGCTGCGCAGGCAGGAGTTCGTTATTCAATAGAGAACCCCGGGGCTTATATTGAGGCTAACGTAATAGGCTTTTACAATATTCTTGAAGCCTGCAGACATTCAGACCCCAAGGTTGAGCACCTTGTATACGCATCAAGCTCAAGTGTTTACGGCGGCAATACAAAGCTTCCTTTCAGCACTAAGGATCAGGTTGACCATCCGCTTTCACTTTATGCGGCAACCAAAAAGTCTAATGAGCTTTTTGCTTACTCATACAGCAATTTGTACGGAATGGCTACAACAGGCCTTCGTTTCTTTACTGTTTACGGTCCTATGGGAAGACCTGACATGGCTCTTTTCCTCTTTGCGGATAAACTCCTTAAGGGCGAGACAATTCAGATATTCAACTATGGTAATTGCAAGAGAGACTTTACATATGTTGATGATATTGTAACAGGTGTGGTTAATGTTATGCAGAGTACCCCGGATGAAGATGAGAAGGGTAACAGATACATGGTTTACAATATCGGTAATCATAATCCCGAAAATCTTATGGACTTTGTTGATATTCTTCAGAAGGAGCTTGTTGCTCACGGTGTTCTTCCGGAGGATTTTGATTTCGAGGCACACAGAGAGCTTCTGCCCATGCAGCCCGGAGATGTTGAGGCTACTTTCGCAGATGTTGATGACCTTATGAGAGATTTTGATTTTAAACCCGATACTGATCTTAGAGACGGTATCAGAAACTTTGTTGACTGGTATGCGGGATATGTAAAAAGAAGAGACCAATAA